One Cucumis sativus cultivar 9930 chromosome 1, Cucumber_9930_V3, whole genome shotgun sequence DNA segment encodes these proteins:
- the LOC101208243 gene encoding uncharacterized protein C12B10.15c yields MNDQNERKGEVIVDFDFDFGTDPKALDISGKVHQLPCTIKFDGPCPVSHYFKPKSTGIEVDGLNLEEAYFRGRKLQGATISLPEGYSGYVLGKKSKASEQCDDSSPWQVKAKFDNITYWNHDTLPSQDDTFQRTFHWLTVAQALHKPVTAEDLASASTALKNLS; encoded by the exons ATGAATGATCAAAACGAGAGGAAAGGGGAAGTAATCGtcgattttgattttgattttgggaCTGACCCTAAAGCTTTAGATATCAGTGGCAAAGTTCATCAGCTTCCCTGTACCATCAAATTCGATGGTCCTTGCCCTGtttctcattattttaaaCCCAAATCCACTG GAATTGAGGTTGATGGTTTGAATCTTGAGGAAGCTTATTTTAGAGGAAGAAAGTTGCAAGGAGCTACAATTTCTCTTCCGGAGGGTTACTCAG GCTATGTGCTAGGGAAGAAGAGTAAAGCTTCTGAACAGTGTGATGACTCAAGCCCTTGGCAGGTGAAGGCCAAATTTGATAACATTACATATTGGAACCATGACACCCTGCCGTCACAAGATGATACCTTCCAACGTACTTTTCATTGGCTGACCGTTGCACAAGCA TTGCACAAACCTGTAACAGCAGAAGACTTGGCATCTGCATCTACTGCTCTCAAGAACTTGAGTTGA
- the LOC101222726 gene encoding protein PHLOEM PROTEIN 2-LIKE A9 produces the protein MTTTCPHREADEINGKEKNFIKGITKVYPTGFNITWGNDDRYWNITKPNVPGSLYVAELKQVSWLEVTCSTDNVEVGKYYRVGFNITMKPDAFGWNGIDVYVMAKVGKKGKFTSMKVSLEEIKPDNIPITIPKKPLEIFVNPVTPEECRSTIHLGLYEVWSSKWKGGMQIHDAFIHRV, from the exons ATGACAACCACTTGCCCTCACAGAGAAGCAGATGAAATAAATGGCAAGGAAAAGAATTTCATCAAG GGAATCACCAAAGTTTATCCAACAGGATTTAATATTACATGGGGCAATGATGATCGCTATTGGAATATCACCAAGCCCAATGT gCCAGGAAGTTTATACGTGGCAGAGTTGAAGCAAGTTTCATGGCTTGAGGTGACATGTTCAACTGATAATGTAGAAGTTGGGAAATATTATAGAGTGGGTTTCAATATAACAATGAAACCAGATGCATTTGGGTGGAATGGGATTGATGTTTATGTAATGGCTAAAGTTgggaaaaaagggaaattcaCATCCATGAAAGTTTCTCTTGAAGAGATAAAACCAGACAACATACCTATCACAATCCCGAAGAAGCCATTAGAAATCTTTGTTAATCCTGTCACACCCGAAGAGTGCAGAAGTACTATTCATCTTGGTTTGTATGAAGTTTGGAGTTCAAAGTGGAAGGGAGGTATGCAAATCCACGATGCATTCATTCACAgggtttaa